One window from the genome of Candidatus Chlorohelix allophototropha encodes:
- a CDS encoding AAA family ATPase — translation MGALDRIKISGYKSIREADIKLGALNVLIGANGAGKTNFISVFKLLNQIVEENLQRYAGEVGGAESLLYFGQKVTGGISIGLQFNVNGYQVELVPASSDTLIFGEEICWFHNKRYPIPYRISLGKGHKETLLIEESLKKGGNIPRYVLESLKSWQVYHFHDTSDSAKIKKTGDIGDNRILRADASNLAAFLYLLEKRHRENYDNIVRTIRMVAPFFRDFNLKPNLLNPDKIQLEWREVSADTYFNANSLSDGTLRFICLATLLLQPTLPSTILIDEPELGLHPYAITILAGLLKSAATKTQVIVSTQSVPLVNQLSPEDIIVVDREDNQSVFKRLDQQNVEEWLEDYGLGELWEKNILGGRPHR, via the coding sequence TTGGGTGCGCTCGACCGGATTAAAATAAGTGGATATAAATCTATTCGGGAAGCTGATATAAAGCTTGGCGCATTAAATGTGCTTATCGGCGCGAACGGGGCGGGCAAAACCAATTTTATATCTGTATTCAAGTTGCTCAACCAAATAGTAGAGGAAAATTTACAGAGGTATGCTGGGGAGGTAGGAGGCGCAGAGTCTCTTTTATACTTCGGGCAAAAAGTTACTGGTGGCATTTCTATAGGATTACAGTTTAACGTAAATGGTTATCAGGTCGAATTAGTACCTGCAAGTAGCGATACTCTCATCTTCGGTGAAGAAATTTGCTGGTTTCACAACAAACGGTATCCAATTCCTTATAGAATCAGCCTTGGCAAAGGTCATAAAGAAACATTATTGATTGAGGAATCCTTGAAAAAAGGGGGAAATATTCCAAGATATGTTCTTGAGAGTTTAAAAAGCTGGCAAGTTTATCACTTTCACGATACCAGCGATAGCGCAAAGATTAAAAAAACGGGTGATATTGGCGATAATCGTATTCTAAGGGCAGATGCCTCAAACCTAGCAGCCTTTCTTTATCTTCTTGAAAAAAGACACCGTGAGAATTACGATAACATTGTCAGAACTATTCGTATGGTTGCGCCTTTCTTTAGAGATTTCAACCTAAAACCGAACTTGCTTAATCCTGACAAAATACAACTAGAATGGCGAGAGGTAAGCGCGGATACTTACTTCAACGCAAATTCTTTATCAGATGGTACATTACGCTTTATCTGTCTGGCAACGTTACTGCTGCAACCCACTTTACCGTCAACTATTCTAATAGATGAGCCAGAGTTGGGGCTACACCCTTACGCCATAACAATTTTAGCGGGGTTGTTAAAAAGTGCGGCTACTAAAACACAGGTTATTGTTTCAACACAATCAGTTCCGCTGGTAAACCAACTTTCACCGGAAGATATTATTGTGGTTGACCGGGAAGATAACCAATCGGTATTCAAAAGATTGGATCAACAAAACGTAGAGGAGTGGTTGGAAGATTACGGCTTGGGAGAACTTTGGGAAAAAAACATTCTGGGTGGCAGACCGCATAGATGA
- a CDS encoding DUF4276 family protein, whose amino-acid sequence MKKALILVEGQTEETFVREILDPFLNEKGIFIIPSLVVTKRVKSGSNFKGGIVSYDKVKNDLLKLLKDSSAAIVTTMIDFYGLPNDFPGKATLPTGNCYQKVEYLEGEFSKNISNPKFLPYFSIHELEALVFVEPAQIARAFPNSTKLSDLEKIKAAFNSPEEINDNPQTAPSKRLLTAFPEYQKALYTPLILLDIALDKIRQECPHFNAWVSSIEKIVAN is encoded by the coding sequence ATGAAAAAGGCGCTTATTCTAGTAGAGGGTCAGACGGAAGAAACCTTTGTGCGTGAGATTCTTGACCCCTTTTTAAATGAGAAGGGGATTTTTATAATACCGAGCCTAGTTGTAACCAAAAGGGTTAAGAGCGGGTCGAATTTTAAGGGCGGTATAGTTTCCTATGATAAAGTTAAAAATGACCTCTTAAAGTTATTGAAAGACTCAAGCGCCGCCATAGTAACTACGATGATTGATTTTTACGGATTACCAAATGATTTTCCCGGAAAAGCCACCTTACCGACAGGAAATTGTTACCAGAAAGTTGAATACCTCGAAGGAGAGTTCAGCAAGAATATAAGTAACCCCAAATTTCTCCCTTACTTTTCCATACACGAGCTTGAAGCATTGGTGTTCGTTGAACCAGCCCAAATTGCGCGCGCTTTTCCTAACTCAACAAAACTTTCAGACCTTGAAAAGATAAAAGCCGCTTTTAACTCACCGGAAGAAATAAACGACAATCCGCAAACTGCCCCCTCAAAACGGCTTTTGACCGCTTTTCCTGAATACCAAAAGGCTTTATATACTCCGCTTATCCTTCTTGATATTGCTTTGGATAAAATCAGGCAAGAATGTCCCCACTTTAATGCTTGGGTTTCCAGTATTGAGAAAATAGTGGCAAACTAA
- a CDS encoding DinB family protein, translating to MSSEAGLLLDKLRQLNAEVVQLVESISPEDWQGQHTGENWTLGIAAHHIALGYDYGMSWIENASSGQPITTTPNGIDALNAEGVTLYANLSQGEVVARLNQNLATLEKMVLGLSETGLNRNVLWVTFGREVNALYLMRTTIRHTTNHLESLKQALNSQSV from the coding sequence ATGTCAAGTGAAGCAGGGCTTTTACTGGATAAATTGAGACAACTTAATGCAGAGGTAGTACAGCTTGTAGAGAGCATCTCGCCGGAAGATTGGCAAGGGCAGCACACTGGGGAGAACTGGACGCTCGGCATTGCAGCGCATCATATTGCGCTGGGCTACGACTACGGCATGAGCTGGATTGAAAATGCCAGCAGCGGACAGCCCATTACCACAACTCCGAACGGTATTGATGCGCTTAACGCTGAAGGGGTTACGCTCTATGCCAACCTTAGTCAAGGCGAAGTGGTGGCACGCTTGAACCAAAATTTGGCGACACTGGAAAAAATGGTACTTGGTTTGAGCGAAACAGGCCTGAACCGCAACGTGCTATGGGTTACTTTTGGGCGAGAGGTTAACGCCCTCTACCTAATGCGAACTACGATTCGCCACACCACTAACCATCTGGAGAGCCTTAAACAGGCGCTAAATTCACAGAGTGTATAG
- a CDS encoding YdeI/OmpD-associated family protein codes for MDTIFFQTEAEFREWLEQQHAQMQELWVGFYKKSTAKPGISYGQAVDQALCFGWIDGIRKTIDVESYMIRFTPRKPRSIWSAVNLKRAGELVELGLMHASGLKTYQERDPDKAQLYSYENDKRALVDSYEAQFRENPAAWDFFQAQPPYYKKVASFWVMSAKKEETRLKRLATLIEDSAQGRRLAQVTYQAAKNATSENGEDSR; via the coding sequence ATGGATACAATTTTCTTTCAAACCGAAGCGGAATTTCGAGAATGGCTAGAGCAGCAACACGCTCAAATGCAAGAGCTTTGGGTTGGTTTTTACAAAAAGAGCACAGCTAAACCCGGCATCTCCTACGGGCAAGCGGTGGATCAGGCGCTTTGCTTTGGCTGGATTGACGGTATCCGCAAAACCATAGATGTGGAAAGCTATATGATTCGCTTTACGCCTCGCAAGCCCAGAAGCATCTGGAGTGCGGTGAATCTCAAGCGGGCGGGGGAATTGGTTGAACTCGGCTTGATGCATGCCTCCGGGCTTAAAACCTATCAGGAGCGCGACCCAGATAAAGCTCAGCTTTATTCTTATGAAAACGATAAGCGCGCCCTTGTGGATTCATATGAGGCACAATTCCGCGAGAATCCCGCCGCGTGGGATTTCTTTCAGGCGCAACCGCCCTATTATAAAAAGGTTGCCAGCTTCTGGGTGATGAGCGCAAAAAAGGAAGAAACGCGCTTAAAAAGGCTTGCCACTTTGATAGAGGATTCGGCGCAGGGGCGCAGGTTAGCGCAAGTGACTTACCAAGCCGCTAAAAACGCTACCTCTGAAAATGGCGAAGATTCTCGCTGA
- a CDS encoding N-acetylmuramoyl-L-alanine amidase family protein — protein MLRFFRLSYLFLILLALSLLLAACGDSTATPMQTTAAATPTLQPVATTAPTLTTAEPFTVALDPGHGGNDWGAGHFDSNDQPDLLEKDLTLQLSMATATLLRQSGFKVVLTRSGDTLANNPPQDLNGDDEINELDDLQARLNLANNSKADLLLSLHINSSTPGDGAGGFETWYCADRSFEDRNKLFAQLIQQESVASMSSLGYEAQDRRVADDLEIDWNGNHLFMFGPPTPTRKIATAMPGALTEALFITNDTEANLLRDNKTIKALAEGYTRAIQQYFARYKV, from the coding sequence TTGCTGCGTTTTTTTAGATTATCATATCTATTTTTGATATTGCTAGCGCTTAGCCTGTTGTTGGCAGCTTGTGGAGATAGTACCGCTACTCCGATGCAAACTACCGCTGCTGCAACCCCCACCCTTCAACCTGTAGCGACTACCGCGCCCACGCTTACAACTGCTGAACCTTTCACGGTGGCGCTAGACCCTGGTCATGGAGGGAATGATTGGGGAGCAGGTCACTTCGACTCTAACGATCAGCCCGATTTGCTAGAAAAGGATTTGACTTTACAATTGAGCATGGCTACCGCGACACTACTGCGCCAAAGCGGTTTCAAGGTGGTGCTAACCCGTAGCGGGGACACGCTTGCCAACAATCCGCCTCAAGACCTTAACGGGGACGATGAAATCAACGAATTGGATGATTTGCAAGCCCGTTTAAATCTTGCCAATAATAGCAAAGCCGATTTATTGCTATCCTTGCATATAAACAGCAGTACGCCGGGTGACGGAGCGGGCGGATTTGAGACATGGTATTGCGCCGACCGTTCTTTCGAAGATCGCAACAAGCTATTTGCGCAACTAATCCAGCAAGAGAGCGTGGCAAGCATGTCCTCTCTCGGCTATGAGGCGCAAGATCGCCGGGTTGCGGACGACCTTGAAATTGATTGGAACGGGAATCACCTATTTATGTTTGGACCACCCACGCCCACCCGCAAGATTGCCACCGCCATGCCCGGTGCATTGACCGAGGCATTATTTATTACCAACGATACCGAGGCAAATTTACTGAGGGATAACAAAACTATTAAGGCTTTGGCGGAGGGCTACACACGGGCGATTCAGCAATACTTCGCCCGTTACAAGGTTTAA
- a CDS encoding aldo/keto reductase, whose product MIEKIPFGRTGHLSTRTIFGAAALGQVSQDDADRTLELLLEYGINHIDTAASYGEAELRIGPWMREHRQNFFLATKTGERTYQAARDEIHRSLERLQVERVDLLQLHNLADPEEWRIAMGPGGALEALIEAREQNLVSYIGVTGHGLGIAAMHLRSLSLFDFDSVLLPYNYILMQNSAYAADFSTVTAFCQNRNVAIQTIKSLCRRPWGEQERTCATWYEPLEEQDDINTMVSWALSRPGIFLNTIGDINILPKVLKAAADPVEQPSLVEMHIMSERLKIASLFV is encoded by the coding sequence ATGATTGAGAAAATACCTTTTGGTAGAACTGGACACCTTAGCACCCGCACAATTTTTGGAGCGGCAGCGCTTGGTCAGGTAAGCCAGGACGATGCCGATCGCACCCTTGAATTACTGCTGGAATATGGCATAAACCACATAGATACTGCTGCTAGCTATGGCGAAGCTGAATTGCGAATCGGTCCGTGGATGCGGGAACATCGCCAAAATTTCTTTCTCGCCACCAAAACGGGCGAACGCACTTATCAGGCTGCCCGTGACGAAATTCATCGTTCTCTAGAGCGGTTGCAAGTAGAGCGAGTGGATTTGCTGCAACTCCACAATCTGGCAGACCCGGAAGAATGGCGCATTGCGATGGGACCGGGCGGCGCACTCGAAGCGCTTATCGAAGCCCGCGAGCAGAATCTCGTTTCCTACATCGGTGTTACCGGGCATGGGTTGGGCATTGCCGCGATGCATTTGCGTAGCCTCTCCCTTTTCGATTTCGACTCGGTATTACTGCCATACAATTATATCCTGATGCAGAACTCAGCCTATGCCGCCGATTTTAGTACAGTGACGGCATTTTGCCAGAATCGAAATGTGGCGATACAAACTATCAAATCGCTTTGCCGCCGCCCATGGGGAGAGCAAGAACGCACCTGCGCTACATGGTATGAGCCGTTAGAAGAGCAGGATGATATTAATACAATGGTAAGTTGGGCGCTATCACGCCCCGGTATTTTTCTGAACACCATTGGCGACATTAACATTTTGCCCAAAGTCTTGAAAGCTGCCGCCGACCCGGTGGAACAACCCTCATTGGTAGAGATGCATATTATGTCGGAACGGCTGAAAATAGCTTCGCTGTTTGTTTAA
- the cofD gene encoding 2-phospho-L-lactate transferase: MEYNGKNKIVTLCGGVGGAKLALGLYRCLKERGRANDLAIIGNTGDDLDMFGLHVSPDLDTVMYTLAGLSNPQQGWGIADDTYRVLDLFKRYGEDTWFLLGDQDFATHILRTRMLKEGVSLTEITATLTVSLGLDCALLPMSDSPVCTYVETLEVGEIPFQEYFVRRGATDTVVGIRYDGIEQAEITAPIAAAIWQSELVIIAPSNPYLSIEPILQVKGMEQALLQCNSPVVVVSPIVGGKALKGPAADIMRSFDGVEPSALGVAKYYQGLVGGFVLDVSDDALAEEIAAMGYQVLVTQTVMQTNEDKQLLAEHILEEFLPR, translated from the coding sequence ATGGAATACAACGGGAAGAATAAAATTGTAACATTGTGCGGTGGAGTGGGAGGCGCGAAGTTGGCGCTCGGTCTCTACCGCTGTCTTAAAGAGCGGGGGCGCGCCAATGACCTTGCCATTATCGGCAATACGGGCGACGACCTCGATATGTTTGGGCTACATGTTTCCCCCGATTTGGACACGGTGATGTACACGTTGGCAGGGTTGTCAAACCCTCAGCAGGGGTGGGGCATCGCGGACGATACCTACCGCGTCCTCGATTTGTTTAAACGCTATGGCGAGGATACTTGGTTTTTGCTGGGCGATCAGGATTTTGCCACGCATATTCTACGCACCCGTATGCTCAAAGAGGGCGTTAGCCTCACCGAAATAACCGCCACTTTGACCGTTTCACTTGGTTTGGATTGCGCCCTATTGCCCATGTCCGATTCCCCCGTGTGCACTTATGTAGAGACTCTCGAAGTGGGCGAAATCCCTTTTCAGGAATATTTCGTGCGGCGGGGCGCTACCGATACGGTGGTGGGTATCCGCTACGATGGAATCGAGCAAGCCGAAATAACCGCACCTATCGCGGCAGCAATCTGGCAATCGGAGTTGGTCATAATCGCACCTTCCAACCCTTACCTGAGTATAGAGCCGATTTTGCAAGTTAAAGGCATGGAGCAAGCTCTTTTACAATGCAATTCTCCGGTGGTGGTGGTCAGCCCGATTGTGGGCGGGAAAGCCCTCAAGGGACCTGCCGCCGATATTATGCGCAGCTTCGATGGGGTAGAACCTTCCGCGCTGGGTGTCGCCAAATATTATCAGGGCTTGGTAGGGGGCTTTGTGCTGGATGTAAGCGATGATGCGCTAGCAGAAGAAATCGCCGCGATGGGTTATCAGGTGCTGGTCACGCAAACTGTCATGCAGACCAATGAGGATAAGCAGTTACTCGCCGAGCATATTCTGGAGGAATTCCTGCCACGATGA